The Bos indicus x Bos taurus breed Angus x Brahman F1 hybrid chromosome 10, Bos_hybrid_MaternalHap_v2.0, whole genome shotgun sequence genome has a segment encoding these proteins:
- the RFX7 gene encoding DNA-binding protein RFX7: MAEEQQQPPPQQPDAHQQLPPSAPNSGVALPALVPGLPGTEASALQHRIKNSICKTIQSKVDCILQEVEKFTDLEKLYLYLQLPSGLSNGEKSDQNAMSSSRAQQMHAFSWIRNTLEEHPETSLPKQEVYDEYKSYCDNLGYHPLSAADFGKIMKNVFPNMKARRLGTRGKSKYCYSGLRKKAFVHMPTLPNLDFHKTGDGLEGAEPSGQLQNIDEEVISSACRLVCEWAQKVLSQPFDTVLELARFLVKSHYIGTKSMAALTVMAAAPPGIKGITQPSAFIPTAESNSFQPQVKTLPSPIDAKQQLQRKIQKKQQEQKLQSPLPGESSAKKSEGSASNGVTNLSNGNPAILSPQPIGIVVAAVPSPIPVQRTRQLVTSPSPMSSSDGKVLPLNVQVVTQHMQSVKQTPKTPQNVPASPGGDRSARHRYPQILPKPASTSALTIRSPTTVLFTSSPIKTAVVPTSHMSSLNVVKMTAISLTPSSSSTPLKHSASANSATGTTEEARTIPQIKNGSVVSLQSPGSKTSSTGGPSAVEVKMEPETSSDEPPIQCQENSDGTDVPKTAPGALSGQKSNIDGAVQKPSNEGVVEIKATKVCDQRTKCKNRCNEILPGTSTGNNQSTVTLSVATQNFTFTSTSSPSNGDSINKDPKVCTKSPRKRLSSAMQESQVPPIKKPIVEQLSAVIPEGQKPGSVKKDPKVPHSGKTESSAAGAEISSKVSTHVNSHIVASQPLDPSALVTSDSALEQQTTPSSSPDIKVKLEGSVFLLDNDSKSDGSFNPNEWQQVTKDSEFISASCEQQQDISVMTIPEHSDINDLEKSVWELEGMPQDTYSQQLHGQIQESSLNQIQAQSSDQLPLQSELKEFEPSVSQTNESYFPFDDELTQDSIVEELVLMEQQMSMNNSHSYGNCLGMTLQSQSVTPGAPMSSHASSTHFYHPIHSNGTPIHTPTPTPTPTPTPTPTPTPTSEMIAGSQSLSRESPCSRLAQTTPVDSALGSSRHTPIGTPHSNCSSSVPPSPVECRNPFAFTPISSSMAYHDASIVSSSPVKPMQRPMATHPDKTKLEWMNNGYSGVGNSSVSGHGILPSYQELVEDRFRKPHAFAVPGQSYQSQSRHHDSHFCRLTPVSPVQHQGATVNNTNKQEGFAVPAPLDNKGTNSSASSNFRCRSVSPAVHRQRNLSGSTLYPVSNIPRSNVTPFGSPVTPEVHVFTNVHTDACANNIAQRSQSVPLTVMMQTAFPNALQKQTNSKKITNVLLSKLDSDNDDAVRGLGMNNLPSNYTARMNLTQILETSTVFPSANPQNMIDSSTSIYEFQAPSYLTKSNSTDQISFSPGDNQAQSEIGEQQLDFSSTVKDLLSGDSLQTSQQLVGQVAPDLTNPASDFSSDIRLSSELSGSINDLNTLDPNLLFDPGRQQGQDDEPTLEELKNDPLFQQICSDSMSSMTSSGFEWIESKDHPTVEMLG; encoded by the exons GAGCTATTGTGACAATCTTGGTTACCATCCATTAAGTGCTGCTGACTTCGGGAAGATTATGAAAAATGTCTTTCCAAACATGAAGGCACGTCGTCTGGGCACAAGAGGCAAATCTAA ATATTGCTACAGTGGACTAAGAAAAAAAGCTTTTGTTCATATGCCAACACTGCCCAATCTTGATTTTCACAAAACTGGAGATGGG tTGGAAGGCGCTGAACCTTCTGGGCAGCTTCAGAACATTGATGAAGAAGTTATCTCTTCTGCCTGCCGTCTTGTGTGTGAGTGGGCCCAGAAGGTGTTAAGCCAGCCATTTGACACAGTCTTGGAATTAGCCCGCTTCCTTGTAAAAAGTCACTATATAGGCACCAAGTCGATGGCAGCACTTACTGTAATGGCAGCAGCACCACCAG gAATTAAAGGAATTACCCAGCCTTCTGCTTTTATACCTACAGCTGAAAGTAATTCCTTTCAGCCTCAAGTGAAGACTCTGCCATCTCCTATTGATGCTAAACAGCAATTGCAACGGAAAATCCAGAAGAAGCAGCAAGAACAGAAACTACAATCCcctttgccaggagaatcctcaGCAAAAAAGTCAGAAGGCTCAGCAAGCAACGGAGTGACTAATCTCTCTAATGGGAACCCTGCAATCCTCTCTCCTCAACCTATCGGTATCGTCGTGGCAGCTGTCCCTAGTCCCATTCCG GTCCAACGGACCAGGCAGTTGGTAACTTCACCAAGTCCAATGAGTTCTTCTGATGGCAAAGTTCTTCCCCTCAATGTACAGGTGGTCACTCAGCACATGCAGTCTGTGAAACAGACACCAAAGACTCCTCAGAACGTCCCGGCCAGTCCCGGCGGGGATCGTTCTGCCCGGCACCGCTACCCTCAGATCTTACCCAAGCCAGCCAGCACCAGTGCACTCACCATCCGCTCTCCGACTACTGTCCTCTTCACTAGTAGTCCCATCAAGACCGCCGTTGTGCCCACCTCACACATGAGTTCTCTAAATGTGGTGAAGATGACAGCGATATCCCTCAcacccagcagcagcagtacccctCTGAAACATTCTGCCTCAGCAAACAGTGCTACAGGAACAACAGAAGAAGCGCGGACCATCCCACAGATCAAGAATGGTTCTGTTGTTTCACTTCAGTCTCCCGGATCCAAGACCAGCAGCACCGGGGGACCCTCTGCCGTGGAAGTCAAAATGGAGCCTGAGACATCATCAGATGAGCCTCCGATACAGTGCCAAGAGAACTCTGACGGGACCGACGTGCCCAAAACAGCACCTGGTGCCCTCTCGGGACAGAAAAGTAATATAGATGGAGCAGTACAGAAACCTTCCAACGAAGGTGTTGTTGAAATAAAAGCAACTAAGGTTTGTGACCAGAGGACCAAATGTAAAAACCGCTGTAATGAAATTCTGCCAGGCACTTCAACAGGCAATAATCAGAGCACTGTCACTCTCTCCGTTGCCACTcagaacttcactttcaccagcaCCAGCTCACCATCTAATGGTGACTCAATAAATAAAGACCCTAAAGTGTGCACTAAAAGTCCAAGAAAGCGGCTCTCttctgcaatgcaagagtcccAGGTGCCTCCTATAAAGAAACCAATTGTGGAACAGCTGTCTGCAGTTATCCCAGAAGGTCAGAAACCAGGCAGTGTTAAGAAGGACCCAAAGGTTCCACATTCAGGGAAAACAGAGAGCTCAGCAGCAGGTGCTGAGATTTCCAGCAAGGTCTCAACACATGTCAACTCACACATAGTGGCAAGTCAGCCCTTGGATCCCTCTGCTCTTGTTACCAGCGATTCAGCGTTAGAACAGCAAACCACACCATCATCATCTCCAGATATCAAAGTAAAGCTGGAAGGCAGTGTCTTTCTCTTGGACAATGATTCAAAATCAGATGGCAGCTTTAATCCAAATGAGTGGCAACAGGTCACTAAGGATTCTGAGTTTATATCCGCCAGCTGTGAACAACAGCAAGATATCAGTGTTATGACAATTCCCGAGCACTCGGATATCAATGACTTAGAGAAGTCTGTTTGGGAATTAGAAGGAATGCCACAGGACACATATTCCCAGCAGCTGCATGGCCAGATCCAAGAATCTTCTTTGAATCAAATACAAGCACAGTCTTCAGATCAGTTACCTCTACAGTCCGAACTGAAGGAATTTGAGCCTTCTGTTTCCCAAACAAATGAAAGCTACTTTCCTTTTGATGATGAGCTTACACAGGATAGTATTGTAGAAGAGCTGGTGCTCATGGAGCAGCAGATGTCAATGAACAACTCTCATTCTTATGGTAACTGTTTGGGAATGACCCTGCAGAGTCAATCTGTGACTCCAGGAGCTCCAATGTCATCTCACGCCTCCAGCACCCACTTCTATCATCCAATTCATAGCAATGGCACTCCAAtccacacccccaccccgaccccaacacccactcccacccccaccccaaccccgacCCCCACATCTGAAATGATTGCTGGGTCGCAGAGTCTGTCACGGGAGAGCCCTTGCTCCAGGCTGGCCCAGACAACACCTGTGGATAGTGCTTTGGGAAGTAGCCGACATACACCCATCGGTACGCCACACTCTAACTGCAGCAGTAGTGTCCCTCCCAGCCCCGTGGAATGCAGGAATCCTTTTGCATTTACCCCAATAAGCTCCAGTATGGCGTATCATGATGCCAGCATTGTCTCAAGTAGTCCTGTGAAACCAATGCAAAGACCCATGGCCACACACCCTGACAAAACCAAGCTTGAATGGATGAATAATGGGTATAGTGGGGTTGGTAATTCATCTGTTTCTGGCCATGGCATTCTCCCAAGCTATCAGGAACTAGTGGAAGACCGTTTCAGGAAACCTCACGCTTTCGCTGTGCCTGGGCAGTCTTATCAGTCTCAATCCAGACATCATGACAGTCATTTTTGTCGTTTGACTCCTGTCTCTCCTGTGCAGCATCAAGGTGCCACTGTAAATAACACCAATAAACAGGAGGGTTTTGCGGTCCCTGCCCCTCTTGATAATAAAGGAACTAATTCATCTGCCAGCAGCAACTTCAGGTGCCGGAGTGTGAGCCCTGCTGTTCATCGCCAGCGTAATCTTAGTGGAAGCACCCTCTACCCAGTATCTAATATCCCCCGATCCAACGTGACCCCCTTTGGAAGTCCAGTAACCCCCGAAGTTCATGTTTTCACAAATGTCCACACAGATGCATGTGCCAACAACATAGCTCAAAGAAGTCAATCAGTTCCATTGACAGTCATGATGCAAACAGCCTTCCCAAACGCTCTTCAAAAGCAAACGAACAGTAAGAAAATAACCAATGTTTTGTTGAGTAAACTTGATTCTGAcaatgatgatgctgtgagaggTTTGGGCATGAACAATCTGCCCTCCAATTACACCGCCCGGATGAATCTCACTCAGATTTTGGAAACGTCCACTGTCTTTCCGAGTGCCAATCCGCAGAATATGATTGATTCCAGCACTTCTATTTATGAATTCCAAGCACCATCTTACCTCACCAAAAGTAATAGCACCGATCAGATCAGTTTTTCTCCTGGGGATAATCAAGCACAATCAGAAATTGGAGAGCAACAGTTAGATTTCAGCAGCACTGTTAAAGACCTGTTGAGTGGAGACAGCTTGCAGACCAGCCAGCAGCTAGTAGGTCAGGTAGCACCTGACCTCACTAATCCTGCGTCTGACTTCTCTAGCGACATCAGGTTGTCTTCTGAGCTCTCAGGCAGCATCAACGATTTGAACACTCTAGACCCAAATCTACTGTTTGATCCAGGTCGTCAGCAGGGACAAGATGATGAACCTACactggaagaattaaagaatgaCCCCTTGTTTCAACAAATTTGCAGTGACTCCATGAGCTCTATGACTTCATCAGGTTTTGAATGGATAGAAAGCAAGGACCATCCTACTGTTGAAATGTTGGGTTAA